GGTGGTGGACACCGTCGTGCCGCCGGCCGAGCTGCGCGCCGAGCTGATCGCGCGATACGCGGCCGCGGACGGCAAGGACCGCTCGTTCGCCCGCCGCCGGCACGGTGTGACACCCGTCTAGAGGGGAGATCCGGCATGCTCAGCGAGGAACACGAGGCGCTGCGCGCGAGCGTGCGCGACTTCGCCCGCGAGGTGGTCGCGCCGGTCATCGGCGAGTTCTACGAGAAGCACGCGTTCCCGTACGAGATCGTCCGGCGGATGGGCGCGATGGGCCTGTTCGGCCTGCCGTTCCCGGAGGACGTGGGCGGCATGGGCGGCGACTACCTGGCGCTCTGCCTGGCGCTGGAGGAGCTGGCCCGGGTCGACTCCAGCGTGGCGATCACGCTGGAGGCCGCGATCTCACTCGGCGCCATGCCGATCTACCGGTTCGGCACCGACGCGCAGCGGGCACGCTGGCTGCCGGACCTGATCAGCGGCGAGCGGCTGGCCGCGTTCGGGCTGACCGAGCCGGGCGCGGGATCGGACGCGGGCGGCACCGTCACGCGCGCGGTGCTGGACGGCGACGAGTGGGTGATCAACGGCGCGAAGTGCTTCATCACCAACTCCGGCACGGACATCACGTCGCTGGTCACGGTCACCGCGGTCACCGGCACGACCGCGGACGGGGCCAAGGAGATCTCCACGATCATCGTGCCGAGCGGCACACCCGGCCTCACGGTGCTGCCCGGGTACTCCAAGGTCGGCTGGTGCGCCTCGGACACCCACGAGCTGATCCTGGAGGACGTGCGCGTCCCCGCGGAGAACCTGCTCGGCCCGCGCGGCCGCGGCTTCGCGCAGTTCCTGCGCATTCTCGACGAGGGCCGGATCGCGATCGCGGCGCTGGCGACCGGCCTGTCCCAGGGGTGCGTGGACGAGTCGCTGACCTACGCGCGCGGGC
This genomic window from Catenuloplanes niger contains:
- a CDS encoding acyl-CoA dehydrogenase family protein, which codes for MLSEEHEALRASVRDFAREVVAPVIGEFYEKHAFPYEIVRRMGAMGLFGLPFPEDVGGMGGDYLALCLALEELARVDSSVAITLEAAISLGAMPIYRFGTDAQRARWLPDLISGERLAAFGLTEPGAGSDAGGTVTRAVLDGDEWVINGAKCFITNSGTDITSLVTVTAVTGTTADGAKEISTIIVPSGTPGLTVLPGYSKVGWCASDTHELILEDVRVPAENLLGPRGRGFAQFLRILDEGRIAIAALATGLSQGCVDESLTYARGRHAFGHPIGDFQAIKFKISDMEVRTHTSRLAYHDAAARLISGADFKRAAAIAKLHASEAAVTNAREATQIHGGYGFINETPVARFWRDSKILEIGEGTSEVQRMIIARDLGI